Below is a genomic region from Molothrus aeneus isolate 106 chromosome 5, BPBGC_Maene_1.0, whole genome shotgun sequence.
AGCTGGAGGTTCTCTTGGATCACTGGCCTTGGCAACATCAGAAACAAGTGAAAAGAAAGTTTAGGCAGTTTAGTTCTTCTTTAGGTGACCAGTGTAGTCCCTcctttttattaagaaaaaatgtattCCTTGGCAAATAGATGGGACTTGTATGGACCGGGTATTTTTTATCCCCTCACTGTCAAATAGACAGAGTTTACAGACTGAGCTCAAAAATTATCACAGTCAACAGTGAATACCCTCTTCATTCCTGTGCTGACCTAACTgagagaaaaagcaagagagTGTTTGAACAGGCTGGGCGTTAAGGTTCAGGGAGAATAAATGCATCCTGTGTTCGACtcagtttttttctgtctgttgaGAGTGAGAACAGCCCAAGGGATACAGCCACTCAATAGTTGCCTTGGTCTTCCATACAAGCAGGAAAAACACATACAGGAAGAGGACAAAGTCCTTCTGATCTGGCTCTGGTTTTTCTAATTCAGTTATCAGTAGGTGTACATTCTGTGTGCAAGTTAAATATTCTCTATTTCCatttagaaatgttttattgtGGCCTATGAaaatgccagtgctgccagaagGCAAACAGTAATGGgactttcttctctctttctaaGGTACAACAGGAACGGAGAAGATCTGAACAGAAATTTTCCTGATGCCTTTGAAGACAACAGGGCCATCATTCAGCCAGAGACTCAAGCAGTAATGGACTGGATCAAAAATGAAACGTTTGTTCTCTCAGCAAACCTGCATGGGGGTGCCCTGGTTGCCAGTTACACCTTTGATAATGGTAACCCAGGTAAGCTGCTGGCAAACTCTGTTCTCCCACAACTTACTGGGTTTAGGAACATTGGCTGTACCAAAGCAAAATTTATAAGGGTTCCTGCAAAGTTCCTCAAGCTTTTGAGCTGGGATGGGCAGAATTTTATAAACCCCATCAAAATTCATTGCCTGATATGGCCTTTTGGGAGATGTTTATCCTGCATGTAAGCCAACACTGTGTGTTTTACCAGTAATAAGAGTTGCACAATGGCTGTCTTCACTCTGCAGTTACTGGCTCTTTGAAAGGCTATAGCAGATCTCCAGATGATGATGTCTTTATTCACCTGGCAAAAACCTATTCTTCCAACCATGCCAGCATGTACAAAGGGACGGGCTGTGACAACAGGCAAACCTTCCCAGAAGGCATTACCAACGGGTTCTCTTGGTACCAGCTGGAAGGTAAGAATGTCATTGATATTTcatgcagctgctcctggtaaGATGTTTTCTCACTTTCTCCCGCTGTCTCTGATGATGAAAAGGCAGTGATTTTAGTCAGAGTAGAGGGCTGATGAGGGAAGCAAGTCAACTCATTCATGCAGATTCTGTGAGCAGGACCTGGATGTTTTCAGACTCTTCCAGCCAGCAATTCCACAAGTGAATGAGGCAGGCACTGCTGTTTGCCTGCTTCTGTGCCCTTGCTTAAGGCCTGCAGTAGCTGTATACGTTACATATGTGCACACACTGCTTGGCATCAAGATcttctttcagaaagaaaaccaatCTTCTATTCATATGTCGtccattttttaatgtttaattagggaaataaaagttttctttattgtttatGTGTAGCCAAATAGAATATGGGGCTTGTGCACTGTGTATGTTGTTTTCATTGTATTAAAAGACTTAAAAGGGTCTTGGAATGGCTTTGGCAGTGGCAAATCCTATGCCAGCCTAACTGTCCCTTTTTAGATGGAAAAGCTTGAATGAAGTCAAAGACCCATCCTTTCTCAGCCACAATCATCATAATTTCCAAAATGAAGTATGTTTTAGAAAACAACACTCTATGAGTAACTAGAGTTAATTATTAAGTTGGTTTTTCACAGGAGGCAGTAAATACAAGTGTGGCATTGAGGCATAATTTATCTGAATTACTTCTCTTACAGGTATGATGCAAGTACCAACATTTTAACTCTCCTATTTGTCTTTTAATTTGACCTTAGTGTTTCTTTGCAGCTGAAAAcacttttatttcacttttaagGTGGAATGCAAGATTACAACTATGTCTGGGGACAGTGTTTTGAAATTACACTGGAGCTGTCATGCTGTAAATATCCTCCAgaagagcagctgggaaagTTCTGGAGAGACAACAAAGTTGCCCTGATCGAATATATCAAACAAGTACACCTAGGTGGGTATGGGAGTGGGGGCAGAGAGAAAACTGGGGCCAGCTTAGAGGGAACTCCTCAGCAGCTGGGTCAGTGTCACAGCTCACAGGG
It encodes:
- the CPM gene encoding carboxypeptidase M isoform X1 gives rise to the protein MPTMNPDGFENTKVPDCYYTPGRYNRNGEDLNRNFPDAFEDNRAIIQPETQAVMDWIKNETFVLSANLHGGALVASYTFDNGNPVTGSLKGYSRSPDDDVFIHLAKTYSSNHASMYKGTGCDNRQTFPEGITNGFSWYQLEGGMQDYNYVWGQCFEITLELSCCKYPPEEQLGKFWRDNKVALIEYIKQVHLGVKGQVTDKNGNPIPNAIVEAKGRPHVCPYRTNQQGEYFLLLLPGTYVINATVPGFKSMLKTVEIPDNTGNFSAVKQDFSFPEVSEKISSKVASCPKTPLYQELTRASAAVKPTVHLLVLMTVVLAIFK